The genomic stretch TGCGAATACCCGTCAGAGTCATGAATCCCTGAACACTTGAAATCTGCTCCTCCGAAAAGGACTCAGGCAAAGAGACAGAAGCACCCAGGGGCTCAGTGGAGGTGACAGACAACCCCATGTTATGCAGTGCTGAGCGCAGCAGGTTCCTGTTAACGCGCACATCAAGCGTCAGGTTAACACCCTCTTCACCCGAATGCATTGATACGACTTTATATCCCTGAATATATGGCTTGTATCGAGTGACCATGTACTCTTTGAACAAAGTCCCTCGCTCTTCACTCATAATCCCGGGCAAAATAAGTGAACTTTCCTGCAACAGGGCCTCGGCAAACCCTTCTGTCATGGCCTTGTTTCTCAATGCCATAACCGATGTCTCAGGATCAGCCGGGACAAAGACTTCAACAACGCCCGCAGATGCTGTTGAAACCGTAACCACGCTCAAGATTAAAGCGAAAAAAACATATTTTAACGAATTCATTTTATTGCAAATCCTCGGATTTCAGAACATTTTCAACAGCTTCGGGATCTTCAGAAGATTCAGGCACAGGCATGACAATGACGACACGACAATTTGCAACAACTTCATGCGACTGCAAAATAGCCCGGGCCAATCGTGCCATGGGAGTGGGAATGATTACATCGGTTCGCCAGGAACCAAAAGCACTTGATGCGGGAATGAGGAGTGGGTTGTTGCCAACACGAGTCTTCAAAGCCAGCGGATCGGCAGTGGTAGAATAAGCAACCACCCCTTTTTCCACGGCATTAGCCCGGCTCACCATGAAAGCTCCATACACACCAATTCCATCCTGTCCATATACAACAGGTGTCAGGCTTGGTGTCATCTGAAGATGAGAAGCATCAATAATCAGTCCAGTAAACAAACCGGCTCCACCACCCGCTTCCTCGGGGAGTTCGCCGCCTTCAGCATCAGTTTCTTCCGATGTAGTGGCAAGCTTTGGGGGAATGCCGCTCTGAAACGGAATGGTCGTGGGCAACACCAGATCGGCCAGACGACCTCGAAGAATCTCAGAAGCCACTACCTCGCCGACCCCATCGAAAACAGCAGGGCGTTCAAGAGGAGAATTCTGTACTACTCCACGAACTTCAGTCGCCAATTCCGGCTCCTGAGTCAGGTAGGAGTGAACGGTCTGTTTGGCATCTATCCGTGTGGACAGGATCATATCCAGCATCTGCTTTCTGGCAGAAGAAACAGCTTTTCGAGTAACAAGAGGATCGAGAACCGCTACCTCCCCATCATCCGTTTCCGGCTGCTCAATTGACCGCTTCACTGTGATGGCGCCATTGCCCCATGTGATAGTCCCGTTGGATTCAAATGTTTGCACGTAGCCGTCAAAGGCTACCCCGACACCAGGAGAAGCAAGCACTATACCGAGACACAGAAGAATTATTCTCAAAGACATATGATGTAGGGTCCTTGGTAATCAAAAAAAGGTTGCTATGACTTGGAAAACTGCCCTCATGTATCGCGCTTGACCGATTTCCGCAAGCGGCTTGCCGTGTCGTTCCGGCAGTGCTAGTCTTTATCAAACACTATCATTGGGAGCGAGTATGCTTATACACCTCATGCAGCACGGAGCCTCATTACCAAAGGAACTCGATGCCCATCAGCCGCTCAGCCCCCTCGGGCGAGAGCAGGTGACCAAATCAGCAAAGGCAGCCAAGATTCTCGGCCTGAGATTTGAACTGATTATCGCCAGTCGCAAAACACGCTCTCAACAGACGGCCGAGATCATTGCAAAACACACAGGATATCCAGTACGCCGCATTGAAATCTCGGACTCCGTCAAAGCAATGGCTGATCCATTGAAAGCCATTGCATTCTTACGAGAATACAATGGCTTGGATTCCATCTTCATTGCCGGACACCTGCCGTCACTCGCTCAAATCGCATCATACCTTCTTGTGGGTAGCGATAAAATGAACTTGAGCATCACCAATGGCGGATTAATGCAGATTGATTATTCTTTTTCTGAAAAGGCGGGCCAACTCAACTGGGCGCTCTCCCCTTCACAGTTAGCCCTTATAGCCGAGGATTAACCTCTGTCCCTGATCCAGGTTTCGACTAGATCAGCTATGGCGTCATTTTCGCCAGGAGAAAACCAATTAATGTTTTCTTCTTTCTTGAACCATGTGATCTGTCTTTTGGCATAAGCTCGAGTATTCTTGATCCAAAGCTTCTTGGCTTCTTCCAAGGTATACTCATCACGCAAATAGCCCAGGACTTCGGCACATCCGATTCCTGTCCAGCCGGGAGCGGCAGGATCAGCATTCCTTGCCATTGCAGAGCGGGCTTCATCAAGCGCACCCCCGGCAATCATCGCATCTATCCGTTGAGCCAGCTTCGGCTCCAGGGTATTCAGTTCGATGCTCACACCTATTTTCAAAGAGGTATATGGCGCCGCCTTGTGTTCACTATTTGTGTGCCACCATGTCATAGTATGACCGGTTGCCAAATACACTTCAGCTGCTCTCGCATTTCGCTGTGAGTCATTCGGGTGGATCTTTGCAGCATAATCAGGGTCTACCGAATCCAATTCGGCATGCAGCTTTTGCGGCCCCTCAAGCCGTACCCTTTCAAGGACCGACTCTCGAATATCTGTCGGTATTTCTGGAATTGGGGCAATGCCACTCAACAGCGAGCGCAAATACAACCCGGTTCCACCAACCAGTATCGGCAAACGGCCCTCTGCTCGGACTTCATCAATAGTGCGCATGGCAAGATCGATGAAGCGGGCAGCATTCATTTTTTCCTCAGTAGGAAGAAAACCATACAGCAAGTGCGGACAGGCTGCCTGCTCCTCTGCATCGGGCTGGGCGGTGATAAGAGGGAAGTCAGCATAGACCTGTCGTGAATCGAAATTGATCACGCTGGCAGGTATGCGACGAGAAACAGCTATGGCTGCGGCAGTCTTACCTGTCCCCGTAGGGCCAAGTATGCAAACGATCGGCGGCGCCTCACTCATTCGGACTACTCCTTGGACCCACAGCCAAACTTCATGCCATATTTGACCTGAAGAGCTTTAACTACAGGACCGGGGACAAGCCCGCAAACATCGCCACCATATTTAGCCACTTCCTTGACTATGGTGGAACTGAGGTACATCCATTTGAAGTCGGTCATCATGAACACCGTCTCGATCTCTCGCTCGAGTTTTCGGTTCATCAACGCCATCTGAAATTCGTACTCGAAGTCCGAGACAGCCCTCAGCCCTCTCATTATTACACCGGCGCCTTTATCCTCCACGTAATCAATCAAGAGGTTGTTAAAAGGCTCGATAGTCAGGTTGGGCTCATCTCTGAACACTTCCTTGGCAAGCTCCAGTCGCTCCTCAATGGAAAACAGCGTTTTCTTGGGGGTACTCTCTGCCACTGCCAATATAACTTTATCAAAGACTTTCAGCCCGCGTCGAATGAGGCTGACATGTCCCATTGTCAAAGGGTCAAACGTTCCGGGATAGACTGCCAACTTGGGGTTCACTTCCGCCATAACAATATCCTGGTCTGGCCGTATTCACGGTCGGTTATAAGTTCCATATTCGCTACAGCTCCTTCATCAGGAGCCTTCACTGTACTTTCGACTTCGGCCAACACAAAAGCGTCATCTGCTATCCATCCATTGGCCAAAGCTTTTTCCAAAGCGGGAACCAATAAATCCTTACCGTATGGCGGGTCAATGAAAACTAAGTCAAAAGGTTTTTCAGGCTGGCTGCTCAACAAGGAAAACAGGTCTTTTGTAACAACCTTTGCATTGCGAGCAGGGACTTTCAGTTCTTTGAGGTTGCTTCGGATCAGCGACGCAGCTTTTTTGTTTTTTTCAACAAACCAGGCTGTCTCCGCCCCTCGGCTCAAACATTCAATACCGAGGCTACCGCTCCCTGCAAACATGTCTATGACGCGCACGTCTTCAAAGAAAACGCCCCGCGCCATGAGCATGGAGAATATTGATTCCCTGACTTTCATGGTTGCAGGTCGGTACCCCGGTCCTTCACAGGTCTTTAGCTTCCGACCTTTATATAAACCACCAACAATACGCATTTACATCTCAGAAATCAGCGCGATGATCTCGCGGTTAACGTCGAGCAGCTTATCACGCAGCTCCACCTGATCGACCCATGGACGATTCTCCACATCCTTAACCCGCTGTCGAAGTTCGTCATACAACGACTCGGAATCCTTGAGCAGGTATTCCCAATCCACACGGGGCCGGGCCACTTCCATGTCGATGACTGGAGCATGTTCCACGCCTGGCTCCAGCTCCAACTCTTCCATGTATTCAGGGATATGTACTTCGAATCCGAAACGACTGGTGATGAGATCACCAAATTCTTTCTGGACCTCTGCCTCACCATGGACAAGAAAAACCTTCACCGACTTGCCCCGCATGGTACCCAGCCAGTCCATAAGATCATCCTGTCCAGCGTGACCAGAAAATCCATTGATGGTGAAAACCTTGGCATTAATAGCCACTTCCTCACCAAAAATCCTAATTTTCTTAGCACCGCCAAGAATCTTCCTGCCCGGAGTTCCGACCCCTTGCCAACCAACAAAAACCACGCTTGCACCAGCTTTCCATAAATTATGACGCAAGTGGTGTTTTATGCGACCAGCGTTAGCCATGCCACTGGCTGAAATAACAACGGCGGGGCCTTTGGATTCGTTAATCGCCTGGGACTGCTCCTTGCTTTCCGTGAAATGCAGATTGGGAAGATCAAGGGGATGATCACCATTCTTGATGAATTCCTGCGTCTGCTCATCATAGAATTCAGGATGTTTTCTAAATATTTCAGTGGCACGAATCGCCAAGGGACTATCCAGGTACACTGGCATATCAGCAGGCAAACGCCCTTGTTTGCTCAGAAGAAACAGCGAATAGATTATTTGTTGGGATCGCTCGACAGCGAAGGCAGGGATGACCACTTTCTCTCTGTTCGAGTAACTGTACTCAATAGCTGCGGCCAACTGTTCGAGACTTTCCTCTTCTGCCGGGTGGTTGCGATTGCCATAGGTCGACTCGATAAATATATAGTCAGCAGCTTCAAAATCATCCGGATTTTCAACGATAAGCTGTTCAGGCCGTCCAAGGTCACCCGAGAATACCGATCGAACGACTTTCCCATCTTCTATGGCTTCAATCTCGATAAAAGCTGACCCCAGAATATGTCCGGCGTTCTTGAACGTTACCTTGATATTGGGAGCAGGTTCAAAGACCTGATCATACTCAGTCGTCGCCAACAGGGGGATAGTGTTTTCCGCATCATTAATCGTATAGAGGGCTTTAATGGTTTGAATCCCCACCCGCTGCCGCTTTCTGTTGCTCCACTCTGCTTCCATTTCCTGAATATGTGCTGAATCAAGAAGCATTATCTC from Pseudodesulfovibrio profundus encodes the following:
- the rsmD gene encoding 16S rRNA (guanine(966)-N(2))-methyltransferase RsmD — encoded protein: MRIVGGLYKGRKLKTCEGPGYRPATMKVRESIFSMLMARGVFFEDVRVIDMFAGSGSLGIECLSRGAETAWFVEKNKKAASLIRSNLKELKVPARNAKVVTKDLFSLLSSQPEKPFDLVFIDPPYGKDLLVPALEKALANGWIADDAFVLAEVESTVKAPDEGAVANMELITDREYGQTRILLWRK
- the coaD gene encoding pantetheine-phosphate adenylyltransferase, whose protein sequence is MAEVNPKLAVYPGTFDPLTMGHVSLIRRGLKVFDKVILAVAESTPKKTLFSIEERLELAKEVFRDEPNLTIEPFNNLLIDYVEDKGAGVIMRGLRAVSDFEYEFQMALMNRKLEREIETVFMMTDFKWMYLSSTIVKEVAKYGGDVCGLVPGPVVKALQVKYGMKFGCGSKE
- the miaA gene encoding tRNA (adenosine(37)-N6)-dimethylallyltransferase MiaA produces the protein MSEAPPIVCILGPTGTGKTAAAIAVSRRIPASVINFDSRQVYADFPLITAQPDAEEQAACPHLLYGFLPTEEKMNAARFIDLAMRTIDEVRAEGRLPILVGGTGLYLRSLLSGIAPIPEIPTDIRESVLERVRLEGPQKLHAELDSVDPDYAAKIHPNDSQRNARAAEVYLATGHTMTWWHTNSEHKAAPYTSLKIGVSIELNTLEPKLAQRIDAMIAGGALDEARSAMARNADPAAPGWTGIGCAEVLGYLRDEYTLEEAKKLWIKNTRAYAKRQITWFKKEENINWFSPGENDAIADLVETWIRDRG
- a CDS encoding MBL fold metallo-hydrolase RNA specificity domain-containing protein, which encodes MKITFMGAARTVSGSCYIIECAGKRFAIDCGLHQGNKEIEKRNWNFDAYDAKNLDFILITHAHIDHSGYLPALVSKGYKNPIYCTAPTRDLLEIMLLDSAHIQEMEAEWSNRKRQRVGIQTIKALYTINDAENTIPLLATTEYDQVFEPAPNIKVTFKNAGHILGSAFIEIEAIEDGKVVRSVFSGDLGRPEQLIVENPDDFEAADYIFIESTYGNRNHPAEEESLEQLAAAIEYSYSNREKVVIPAFAVERSQQIIYSLFLLSKQGRLPADMPVYLDSPLAIRATEIFRKHPEFYDEQTQEFIKNGDHPLDLPNLHFTESKEQSQAINESKGPAVVISASGMANAGRIKHHLRHNLWKAGASVVFVGWQGVGTPGRKILGGAKKIRIFGEEVAINAKVFTINGFSGHAGQDDLMDWLGTMRGKSVKVFLVHGEAEVQKEFGDLITSRFGFEVHIPEYMEELELEPGVEHAPVIDMEVARPRVDWEYLLKDSESLYDELRQRVKDVENRPWVDQVELRDKLLDVNREIIALISEM
- the sixA gene encoding phosphohistidine phosphatase SixA, producing MLIHLMQHGASLPKELDAHQPLSPLGREQVTKSAKAAKILGLRFELIIASRKTRSQQTAEIIAKHTGYPVRRIEISDSVKAMADPLKAIAFLREYNGLDSIFIAGHLPSLAQIASYLLVGSDKMNLSITNGGLMQIDYSFSEKAGQLNWALSPSQLALIAED